A window of the Desulfobacula toluolica Tol2 genome harbors these coding sequences:
- the hypD gene encoding hydrogenase formation protein HypD has protein sequence MSLQYIEEYRDASLARELVKKIKAVSHKKLRLMEVCGTHTMSIFRHGIRSVLPERITLLSGPGCPVCVTAQKDIDAFVALARVKNVIVTTFGDLMKVPGSGSTLALEKASGADVRMVYSISDAVAIARENKSKQVVFCAVGFETTIPTIAAGILMAIREKTDNFSIYSANKLTPPALTALMETDGVQIDGFILPGHVSVITGTHAYRDTFEKYNMPSVIAGFEPVDILNAILMLIRQNETGTPALENAYPRAVSDSGNVKAKQIMNQVFDICDASWRGIGHIPSSGMRLKKSYEKFNASIKFSMDMPEVPEPKGCACGQILMGLKTPEKCVLYKKKCTPMTPVGPCMVSSEGACAAFYRYS, from the coding sequence ATGAGTTTGCAATATATTGAAGAATACAGGGATGCATCTCTTGCAAGGGAGCTTGTGAAAAAAATTAAGGCTGTCAGCCATAAAAAACTCAGACTGATGGAGGTCTGCGGAACCCATACCATGTCCATTTTTCGGCATGGTATCAGAAGTGTTCTGCCGGAAAGGATAACGCTTCTTTCCGGGCCGGGGTGTCCTGTGTGCGTGACCGCCCAGAAAGACATTGATGCTTTTGTGGCGCTGGCAAGGGTTAAAAATGTGATAGTGACCACATTTGGAGATCTCATGAAAGTGCCGGGGTCCGGTTCGACCCTTGCCCTGGAAAAAGCATCCGGCGCGGATGTAAGGATGGTCTATTCCATATCGGATGCCGTTGCCATTGCCCGGGAAAATAAAAGCAAGCAAGTGGTGTTCTGTGCAGTGGGATTTGAAACCACCATTCCCACCATTGCGGCCGGAATTCTAATGGCCATCCGGGAAAAAACAGATAATTTTTCCATTTATTCCGCCAATAAACTCACCCCGCCCGCACTTACCGCCCTGATGGAAACAGACGGGGTTCAGATCGACGGATTTATCCTTCCGGGCCATGTCTCCGTGATTACCGGAACCCATGCCTACAGGGACACATTTGAAAAATATAATATGCCGTCCGTGATTGCTGGATTTGAACCGGTTGATATTTTAAATGCCATCCTGATGTTGATCCGACAGAATGAGACGGGAACGCCGGCTCTTGAAAATGCATATCCAAGGGCCGTGTCAGATTCAGGAAATGTAAAGGCAAAACAGATCATGAACCAGGTCTTTGATATTTGTGATGCCTCCTGGAGAGGGATTGGACACATTCCATCCAGTGGGATGAGGCTGAAAAAATCGTATGAAAAATTTAATGCCTCCATAAAATTTAGCATGGATATGCCCGAGGTTCCCGAACCCAAAGGGTGCGCCTGCGGTCAGATTCTCATGGGGTTAAAAACGCCTGAAAAATGCGTTCTTTATAAGAAGAAATGTACTCCCATGACACCGGTCGGTCCCTGTATGGTCTCAAGTGAAGGGGCTTGTGCAGCATTTTACAGATACAGTTAA
- the hypE gene encoding hydrogenase expression/formation protein HypE, which produces MTEEKILLDHGSGGKLSHSMFSDMILPLFENSELSKQDDGAILDVEGARLAFSTDSYVVDPIFFPGGNIGDLAVNGTVNDISMCGAVPKFISVGLIIEEGLPVKQLKIILETIAAAAKKAGVKIVTGDTKVVPRGKADKIFINTSGIGVIPAHVNVSGSNAQPGDKIIVSGTLADHGIAVLSSREGLKFDSDIKTDSAPLNKMVQSLIRSGCDVHVLRDPTRGGLGTTLNEIASQSRVGIRIDEMSLPVTGPVRGACELLGFDPLYIANEGKLIAFVPEKDVDKALEIIRQDVFGKVAVIIGDVTSEDPGKVFLQTSIGGVRPIDMLTGEQLPRIC; this is translated from the coding sequence ATGACTGAAGAAAAAATATTACTCGACCATGGTTCCGGAGGAAAACTATCCCACTCAATGTTTTCCGATATGATCCTGCCTTTGTTTGAAAATTCTGAATTGTCAAAACAAGATGACGGGGCAATCCTGGATGTTGAAGGCGCAAGGCTTGCTTTTTCAACCGATTCTTATGTGGTGGACCCCATTTTTTTCCCCGGCGGGAATATCGGCGACCTGGCGGTGAATGGAACCGTCAATGATATCTCCATGTGCGGGGCTGTCCCTAAGTTTATCAGCGTGGGCCTGATTATTGAAGAAGGACTGCCGGTAAAGCAGTTAAAGATAATTCTTGAAACCATTGCAGCGGCTGCCAAAAAAGCCGGGGTCAAGATTGTCACAGGTGATACCAAGGTGGTTCCCAGGGGAAAGGCAGACAAGATTTTTATCAACACTTCCGGTATAGGCGTGATTCCTGCCCATGTGAATGTGTCCGGAAGCAATGCACAACCGGGCGATAAGATCATTGTCAGCGGAACCCTTGCAGATCACGGTATTGCGGTCTTAAGCTCAAGGGAGGGTTTAAAATTTGATTCCGATATCAAAACCGATTCAGCCCCGTTAAATAAAATGGTTCAGTCTCTTATCCGGTCCGGCTGTGATGTTCATGTGCTTCGGGACCCTACAAGGGGTGGTCTGGGAACAACCTTGAATGAGATTGCATCACAATCAAGAGTTGGAATTAGAATAGATGAAATGTCTCTGCCTGTCACGGGACCGGTAAGGGGAGCCTGTGAGTTGTTGGGGTTTGATCCGCTCTATATTGCAAACGAAGGCAAATTGATCGCCTTTGTGCCGGAAAAGGATGTGGACAAAGCCCTTGAGATTATCCGGCAGGATGTGTTTGGCAAAGTTGCTGTGATTATTGGTGACGTCACAAGCGAAGATCCCGGCAAGGTTTTTTTGCAGACCTCTATCGGCGGGGTGAGACCCATTGATATGCTTACAGGAGAGCAGCTGCCGAGAATCTGCTGA
- a CDS encoding YbgC/FadM family acyl-CoA thioesterase gives MMDSNMTPHHFTAQVYYEDTDHSGVVYHANYLKFFERAREDIMGTKVLADMWHKHEIGFAIYKINIGYHEGAIFGDRLDIRTTWKKEGHYRIIFFHEAWRPDGKKAAVTCTLELVCLGPNKKLMPIPDLDFLKSKE, from the coding sequence ATGATGGATTCAAACATGACACCACATCATTTTACAGCTCAAGTATATTATGAAGACACCGACCATTCAGGGGTTGTCTACCATGCAAACTATTTAAAATTTTTTGAACGGGCAAGGGAAGATATCATGGGGACCAAGGTTCTTGCCGACATGTGGCATAAGCATGAAATAGGTTTTGCCATTTACAAAATAAATATAGGATACCATGAGGGTGCCATTTTCGGAGATCGTCTCGACATCAGGACAACCTGGAAAAAAGAAGGGCATTACAGGATTATCTTTTTCCATGAAGCCTGGCGGCCGGATGGAAAAAAAGCGGCTGTCACATGCACACTGGAGCTTGTCTGCCTGGGGCCGAACAAAAAATTAATGCCCATCCCGGATCTGGACTTCTTAAAATCCAAGGAATAA
- a CDS encoding DUF190 domain-containing protein, with the protein MVLPEKGHLLRIFIGESDKKDGTPLYEWIVKKAREQGLAGATVTRGILGFGAHSRIHTTKILRLSEDMPMVIEIVDTLEKINKFMPVIDHTIIEGLVTIEEISIRFYRTR; encoded by the coding sequence ATGGTTCTTCCTGAAAAAGGGCATTTGCTCAGAATCTTTATTGGCGAGTCTGATAAAAAAGACGGAACACCGCTATATGAGTGGATTGTAAAAAAAGCAAGAGAACAGGGATTAGCCGGGGCAACTGTTACCCGTGGTATCCTGGGTTTTGGAGCGCATTCAAGGATTCATACCACAAAGATTTTAAGGCTTTCGGAAGATATGCCCATGGTCATAGAGATTGTAGATACCCTGGAAAAAATAAACAAGTTTATGCCGGTCATTGACCACACGATTATTGAGGGGCTTGTTACCATAGAAGAAATAAGTATCCGGTTCTATCGCACAAGATAA
- the crcB gene encoding fluoride efflux transporter CrcB: MMKLLMVGAGGFAGSICRYMISDLSHRLFNDPFFPYGTLTVNVIGCLLIGLLGGLSESRQIFSPEIRALILIGFMGGFTTFSTFGYEIFTFARDGQLASAMTNLMLHLILGFCSVWLGFSLSKFI, encoded by the coding sequence ATGATGAAGCTGTTAATGGTTGGAGCGGGAGGCTTTGCAGGCTCAATCTGTCGATATATGATCAGTGATTTGTCCCACAGACTGTTCAATGATCCTTTTTTTCCCTACGGGACCCTGACGGTTAATGTGATAGGATGCCTTTTAATCGGTTTGCTGGGCGGATTATCAGAATCAAGACAAATATTCAGCCCTGAAATTCGGGCATTGATTCTCATTGGATTCATGGGAGGATTTACAACTTTTTCAACCTTTGGGTATGAAATATTCACATTTGCCCGGGATGGGCAGCTTGCCTCAGCCATGACAAACCTGATGCTTCACCTTATTCTGGGTTTTTGCTCTGTCTGGCTTGGATTTTCCTTGTCTAAATTCATATGA
- a CDS encoding SphA family protein encodes MTKNWTVSLTITGMLLLMLTCAMPAWAGHYTPGTEGAMGASVPPPGFHYKQYNIYVDSDTLKDDDGDDINIGFDLNVFAQAHRLIYITKHKFLGADYGMSTIVPIVGTDFNLNVPGVHDSEVGLGDIFIEPLILAWHTDRWDAVLGLGVNLPTGEYDWTEPASAGQGYTSGMMTLGATYYIDQAKSWAVSALSRTLVYGEQDDTDITPGWEFIVDWGISKQFPISEGLLIRPALVGYTYWQMDEDSGTGSSDEKGTNYAIGAEVNLFWLPPHLFQINLRVLQDFGTENEAETTKVVFSVVKSF; translated from the coding sequence ATGACAAAAAATTGGACTGTTTCGCTCACTATTACCGGTATGCTGCTTCTGATGCTGACCTGTGCTATGCCAGCCTGGGCCGGCCATTATACGCCGGGAACAGAAGGTGCCATGGGAGCTTCCGTTCCACCGCCGGGATTTCATTACAAGCAATACAACATATATGTGGACTCAGATACCTTGAAGGATGATGATGGCGATGATATAAATATCGGTTTTGATCTGAATGTTTTTGCCCAGGCACACCGGCTTATTTATATCACCAAACACAAGTTTTTAGGAGCGGATTACGGAATGAGTACGATTGTCCCGATTGTCGGAACTGATTTTAATCTTAACGTTCCTGGTGTGCATGATTCCGAGGTAGGTTTGGGGGATATTTTTATTGAGCCCCTTATTTTGGCTTGGCACACGGACAGATGGGATGCGGTACTGGGGCTGGGCGTAAACCTGCCCACAGGAGAATATGACTGGACAGAACCGGCATCTGCCGGCCAAGGATATACCAGCGGCATGATGACCCTTGGTGCGACTTATTATATAGACCAGGCCAAAAGCTGGGCTGTGTCAGCATTGTCCAGGACTCTGGTATATGGGGAACAGGATGATACAGATATCACCCCTGGCTGGGAATTTATCGTTGATTGGGGAATCAGCAAACAATTTCCCATCTCTGAAGGGCTTCTTATCAGGCCTGCACTTGTGGGATACACATATTGGCAGATGGATGAAGACAGCGGCACAGGTTCCTCTGATGAGAAGGGTACAAATTACGCCATTGGAGCGGAAGTCAATCTCTTCTGGTTACCGCCTCATCTGTTTCAGATCAACCTGAGGGTATTGCAGGATTTTGGTACTGAAAATGAAGCAGAAACTACAAAGGTGGTTTTCTCTGTTGTTAAATCGTTTTAG
- a CDS encoding DUF309 domain-containing protein, which translates to MKFNPFENRLSRDIRNTLGHCFVKAIQAKDPSFFHTASSQYQYGETQVHIKAYVNNRADFLKKTFDQMAAFNLQPDDDFFVIARILWNFELFFEFHEWLEIKWTTAQGKNKKALQAMVLAAIAYEQLTYGRKAPAKKVALKAIGLFNQHRDIIAKPFDADLFISKLSLLDPVAPKFKMPGKKSRAFK; encoded by the coding sequence ATGAAATTTAACCCGTTTGAAAACCGCTTATCCCGAGACATCAGAAATACCCTGGGCCATTGTTTTGTCAAAGCAATTCAGGCAAAAGACCCGTCTTTTTTTCACACTGCGAGCAGTCAGTATCAATACGGGGAAACTCAAGTCCATATAAAAGCATACGTCAATAACAGGGCAGACTTTTTAAAAAAAACATTTGATCAGATGGCTGCCTTTAATTTGCAGCCGGATGATGATTTTTTTGTAATTGCCCGCATATTATGGAACTTTGAATTGTTTTTTGAATTCCATGAATGGCTGGAAATAAAATGGACAACAGCCCAGGGTAAAAACAAAAAAGCATTGCAGGCAATGGTTCTTGCCGCCATCGCATATGAACAGCTTACATATGGCAGAAAAGCTCCTGCAAAAAAAGTTGCATTAAAGGCAATTGGGCTTTTCAACCAGCACCGGGATATTATTGCCAAACCCTTTGATGCGGATCTGTTTATCTCTAAATTAAGCTTGCTTGATCCTGTTGCACCAAAATTTAAAATGCCCGGCAAAAAAAGCCGGGCATTCAAATAA
- a CDS encoding class I SAM-dependent methyltransferase: MNNQALQEKQRDQARMLANKVKKRFKHLRKRYKKQGLDIFRLYDWDIPEIRAVVDWYDGHLVVAEYSRKQSFPEWLPIMGKAVARALDVPNENLHLKIRRSGIKEGKRYERINHTNQKIAMGERDLKFYINPNDYVDTGLFSDHRNTRMMVRKQAAGKNFLNLYCYTGSFTCYAAKGGACRTVSVDRSQTAVNWVKDNLELNGLTGSHHTIIREDTLDFLERARHDGYRDFDLAVVDPPSYSTTRMTNGHFDIAKEHPHLLNAVFELMKTSAVVFFSTNHQNFDLKTKELTVTNIKEITSKTIPEDYQNKRKQIHRCWEIQI, encoded by the coding sequence ATGAACAATCAGGCATTGCAGGAGAAGCAGAGAGATCAGGCCCGGATGCTGGCCAACAAAGTGAAAAAAAGATTCAAGCATCTGCGCAAACGGTATAAAAAACAGGGCCTGGACATCTTCAGGCTATACGACTGGGATATCCCGGAAATCAGGGCTGTTGTGGACTGGTATGACGGCCACCTTGTTGTTGCTGAATACAGCCGCAAACAATCCTTCCCGGAATGGCTTCCCATAATGGGCAAAGCCGTTGCCCGTGCATTGGACGTTCCAAACGAAAACCTGCATCTTAAAATCCGGCGGTCAGGAATCAAGGAAGGAAAAAGATACGAGCGTATCAACCATACAAACCAGAAAATAGCCATGGGTGAAAGAGACCTTAAATTTTACATCAATCCAAACGATTATGTGGATACGGGCCTGTTCTCAGATCACAGGAACACAAGAATGATGGTGCGCAAGCAGGCAGCAGGTAAAAACTTTTTAAACCTGTATTGCTATACAGGGTCATTCACCTGTTATGCGGCAAAAGGGGGTGCCTGCCGGACCGTATCTGTGGATCGCTCTCAAACCGCTGTCAACTGGGTAAAAGACAATCTTGAACTCAACGGTCTCACAGGTTCCCACCACACCATAATCCGGGAAGACACCCTTGATTTTCTTGAACGGGCCAGGCATGACGGATACCGGGACTTTGATCTGGCGGTTGTGGATCCGCCTTCTTATTCAACCACCCGGATGACCAACGGGCATTTTGACATTGCAAAAGAACACCCACATTTACTCAATGCTGTTTTTGAGTTGATGAAAACCAGTGCTGTGGTTTTCTTTTCCACCAATCATCAAAATTTTGATTTAAAGACAAAAGAGCTGACCGTCACAAATATCAAGGAGATTACATCCAAAACCATTCCCGAGGATTATCAGAACAAGCGCAAACAGATTCATAGATGCTGGGAAATACAGATATGA
- a CDS encoding nitrite/sulfite reductase domain-containing protein — MLKDGEKGVIRQRGKEKETYAIAPHLPCGIVNPDQLRKLADVAQKYNVSDVKITSAARIALIGITEDQVDGIWKDLGMDAGHATGLCVRSIKVCPGTAYCRLAQQDSLKMGMALDETYHGMVLPSKMKMGVSGCKIQCAENCIKDISLYGTKNGWTVMVGGNGSARPRLADLLVEDLDFEDARAMVAKVVAYYKENSKRERMGRMIERIGLDIMKAKLNIK; from the coding sequence ATGCTCAAAGATGGTGAAAAAGGGGTGATTCGTCAACGAGGTAAGGAAAAAGAAACCTATGCCATTGCCCCGCATCTTCCCTGCGGGATTGTGAATCCGGATCAGCTCAGGAAGCTTGCGGATGTGGCCCAAAAATATAATGTGTCGGATGTGAAAATCACCAGTGCGGCAAGGATCGCCCTTATCGGCATTACCGAAGACCAGGTGGACGGCATCTGGAAGGATCTTGGCATGGATGCCGGTCATGCCACAGGGCTTTGTGTCAGAAGCATCAAGGTTTGCCCCGGAACAGCCTATTGCCGCCTGGCACAGCAGGACAGTCTTAAGATGGGCATGGCACTGGATGAAACTTATCATGGCATGGTTCTGCCCAGTAAAATGAAAATGGGTGTCAGCGGCTGCAAAATTCAATGTGCTGAAAATTGTATCAAAGATATCTCCCTTTACGGAACCAAAAATGGATGGACCGTCATGGTCGGCGGCAATGGGTCGGCAAGACCGAGGCTTGCCGATCTTCTGGTGGAAGATCTTGACTTTGAAGATGCCCGGGCCATGGTGGCAAAGGTGGTGGCGTACTACAAGGAGAATTCAAAACGCGAACGCATGGGCCGGATGATTGAACGTATCGGTCTTGATATAATGAAGGCAAAATTAAATATCAAATGA
- a CDS encoding DUF362 domain-containing protein has translation MDRRKFLKQVSLWSAGIIMTPPVFDLTPELLASSLIKPDVLVAKGENYFGMVTQVVQAMGGIQAFVKPGDKVVIKPNIGWDRNVEQGANTHPVIVSRLASLCLDAGASKVLVFDRTCNEERRCYHNSGIKSALKEIRDNRLRLEYVDDRKFVPVTIKNGKALKQWSFYKDALEADCYINVPVAKHHGLSGLSLGLKNVMGIIGGWRGRIHYQLGEKLADLNTVIKPGFTIVDATRVITRNGPQGGDMDDVKKLDTIIGCVDPVAADAYATTLFGLKPDQIKSTVEAYKRGLGQMDLDKCNIRNLKALQA, from the coding sequence ATGGACAGGCGAAAATTTTTAAAACAGGTGTCGTTGTGGTCTGCAGGTATTATCATGACTCCTCCTGTATTTGATCTGACACCTGAATTGTTGGCTTCTTCTTTGATAAAACCGGATGTTTTGGTGGCAAAAGGAGAAAATTATTTTGGCATGGTTACACAGGTGGTTCAGGCCATGGGCGGGATACAGGCCTTTGTCAAGCCTGGCGACAAAGTGGTGATCAAGCCCAATATCGGGTGGGACAGGAACGTTGAGCAGGGCGCGAACACTCATCCGGTGATTGTCAGCAGGCTGGCAAGTCTTTGTCTTGATGCGGGTGCATCCAAAGTGCTGGTGTTTGACCGGACCTGCAATGAAGAGCGACGGTGCTATCATAACAGCGGGATAAAGTCGGCATTAAAAGAGATCCGGGATAACCGGCTCAGGCTTGAGTATGTGGATGATAGAAAGTTTGTGCCGGTCACCATCAAAAACGGAAAAGCATTAAAACAATGGTCGTTTTATAAGGATGCCCTGGAAGCCGATTGCTATATCAATGTGCCGGTTGCCAAGCATCATGGCCTTTCCGGGCTGAGCCTCGGCCTTAAAAATGTCATGGGCATTATCGGTGGATGGAGGGGCAGGATACATTATCAGCTGGGGGAAAAGCTTGCGGATTTGAACACCGTTATAAAACCTGGGTTTACCATTGTTGATGCCACCCGTGTGATTACCAGGAACGGTCCTCAGGGCGGGGATATGGATGATGTAAAAAAACTGGACACCATTATCGGCTGTGTGGACCCTGTGGCAGCAGATGCCTATGCCACAACGCTGTTCGGGCTGAAACCCGATCAGATCAAATCAACGGTTGAAGCCTATAAAAGAGGACTTGGACAGATGGATCTGGACAAGTGCAATATCCGCAACCTGAAAGCCTTGCAAGCATGA
- a CDS encoding 4Fe-4S binding protein — MQYPQPESLASMKIKPYLKQLRRLSQVVCLLIFLFLFRQTDYSGSDIIPYAVNILFRLDPLVLATVTLAKKTFVTLLWPSFIIIGLTVLLGRVFCSWICPLGTMIDLSGRFIKPVTNRIRLSWLKYVVLMVVLISAGFGVQILGFADPFSLLVRGMVFSIDPMINYLVSLFFDSIYISGPAWLSGMTEPVYDVFKVFLLPYKQSFFFLSFVSFFLLVSIFILEFFGKRFWCRNLCPLGGLLALMSRISFFKRIPVKACRHCDLCETRCRMKAFDKDRYFMGEECTLCMDCLEFCPEAITTFRFAPGKSKPPVDINRRQLMAAGIAGLALPVLCRTSAVSKTTDDALIRPPGALDEKDFLATCVRCGECMKVCINTALQPVFLEKGFEAMFTPKLVPRLGYCEFNCTLCSQVCPTGALEKMEKKQKHAFVMGNAWFDKNRCLVYAQKKSCIVCEEHCPTHDKAIKFNEINTMDQSGNSVLLKQPYVVAALCIGCGICEYICPVQGSAGIRVAGKGDNEKYGAGYAL; from the coding sequence GTGCAATATCCGCAACCTGAAAGCCTTGCAAGCATGAAGATAAAACCGTATTTAAAACAGTTGAGACGGTTGTCCCAGGTTGTCTGTCTGCTGATATTTTTATTCTTGTTTCGGCAGACAGATTATTCAGGCAGTGATATCATCCCCTATGCCGTCAATATCTTATTCCGGCTTGATCCTCTGGTGCTTGCCACTGTTACGCTGGCCAAAAAAACTTTTGTGACATTGTTGTGGCCGTCTTTTATCATTATCGGGTTAACCGTTTTGCTGGGCAGGGTTTTTTGTTCATGGATCTGCCCGTTGGGAACTATGATTGATCTGTCCGGTCGGTTTATCAAGCCTGTAACAAACCGTATACGCCTGTCCTGGTTAAAATATGTTGTTCTTATGGTTGTATTGATCTCAGCCGGTTTTGGTGTTCAAATTCTGGGCTTTGCAGATCCTTTTTCCCTGTTGGTCAGGGGTATGGTGTTCAGTATTGATCCGATGATCAATTACCTTGTTTCCCTGTTTTTTGATTCAATTTATATCAGTGGTCCTGCCTGGCTTTCAGGCATGACCGAGCCTGTGTATGATGTTTTTAAGGTTTTTCTTCTTCCCTATAAACAAAGCTTTTTTTTTCTGTCATTTGTATCCTTTTTTTTGCTGGTCTCTATTTTTATACTGGAGTTTTTCGGCAAGCGGTTCTGGTGCCGGAACCTTTGTCCCCTGGGCGGACTTTTGGCATTGATGTCACGGATATCTTTTTTCAAGCGAATCCCTGTGAAAGCATGCAGGCATTGTGATTTGTGTGAAACTCGTTGCCGGATGAAAGCCTTTGACAAAGACCGTTATTTTATGGGTGAAGAGTGTACTCTTTGCATGGACTGCCTGGAATTTTGCCCGGAAGCCATAACCACGTTCCGATTTGCCCCTGGCAAAAGCAAACCGCCCGTGGATATCAACAGACGCCAATTGATGGCCGCAGGGATTGCGGGCCTTGCCCTGCCTGTTCTCTGTCGGACCAGTGCCGTGTCAAAGACGACGGATGACGCCTTGATCCGGCCCCCCGGTGCTCTGGATGAAAAAGATTTTCTTGCCACCTGTGTGCGTTGTGGAGAGTGTATGAAAGTTTGTATTAATACGGCACTGCAACCCGTGTTTCTGGAAAAGGGTTTTGAAGCCATGTTTACTCCAAAACTGGTTCCCCGGCTGGGATATTGTGAATTCAACTGCACGCTGTGTTCCCAGGTATGTCCCACAGGTGCCCTGGAAAAAATGGAAAAAAAACAAAAGCATGCCTTTGTCATGGGCAATGCCTGGTTTGATAAAAACAGGTGCCTGGTGTACGCACAAAAAAAATCTTGCATTGTTTGCGAAGAACACTGCCCAACCCATGACAAGGCTATTAAATTTAATGAAATCAATACCATGGATCAGTCTGGCAATTCTGTTTTGCTCAAACAGCCTTATGTGGTGGCAGCTCTTTGCATTGGCTGCGGCATATGTGAATATATCTGTCCGGTCCAGGGCAGTGCAGGCATCAGGGTGGCAGGCAAGGGGGATAATGAAAAATACGGGGCAGGGTATGCATTATGA
- a CDS encoding sirohydrochlorin chelatase: MKALIIAAHGSRKKESNLEIASLVERLSKKTSGSFDMVVHAFLQFADPLIEKKIDELVEKGVEKLVIFPFFLGSGSHILVDIPELVKKAQTTHGHVEFQLTRHLGKIEAIEDVILKEVTG, encoded by the coding sequence ATGAAAGCATTGATCATTGCTGCCCATGGCAGCCGGAAAAAAGAATCAAACCTGGAGATCGCATCATTGGTGGAACGGTTGTCCAAAAAAACATCAGGATCTTTTGACATGGTGGTGCATGCTTTTTTGCAATTTGCCGATCCTTTGATTGAGAAAAAAATTGATGAGCTTGTGGAAAAAGGGGTAGAAAAACTTGTGATATTTCCGTTTTTTCTCGGCAGCGGCAGCCATATTCTTGTGGATATCCCGGAACTTGTAAAAAAGGCCCAAACCACCCATGGTCATGTTGAGTTTCAGTTGACCCGGCATTTAGGGAAAATCGAGGCAATAGAAGATGTGATCTTAAAGGAGGTGACAGGCTAA
- a CDS encoding glycosyltransferase family 4 protein → MKILHIISQTPDFTGSGKFIRELIRQSTRNGHENYLVAGVQADFNLPETLIRADHCCFVRFDGKDLDYSIPGMSDVMPYQSSVFSNLDITDMIEYQRVFEEKIRQAVCRFQPDILHTHHLWVVSALARRIAPDIPMVTTCHGTCLRQHYLCPHIGRSIIKDLQNIDWIIALSCDQQQSIVKTIAADPSKINVISGGYNPDCFFCESKEFDGVVELVYAGKLSSSKGVPWLLKSLEKIKDLPFRLHLAGSSSGREKQICLELAGNLGAKAVYHGSLTHERLGALMRRSHIFVLPSFFEGLPLVLMEAMACGCRIITTALPGVRQLFGTDHGTMVKMIPLPTLKTIDTPFKKDEAMLETRLAQTLKSGIEQVMQAVEPNMTYVCSATSHFTWEKIFSNIQQGYARLCREALK, encoded by the coding sequence ATGAAAATTCTTCACATCATCAGCCAGACCCCGGATTTTACCGGGAGCGGAAAGTTTATCCGGGAGCTGATTCGGCAAAGTACACGAAACGGTCATGAAAATTATCTGGTGGCTGGTGTTCAGGCTGATTTTAACCTGCCAGAAACTTTAATCAGGGCAGATCATTGCTGTTTTGTGAGATTTGACGGAAAAGATCTTGATTATTCAATCCCCGGCATGAGTGATGTCATGCCCTATCAAAGCAGCGTGTTCTCAAACCTGGATATCACGGATATGATCGAATACCAGCGGGTTTTTGAAGAGAAGATCAGGCAGGCAGTGTGCAGGTTTCAGCCGGATATTCTGCACACTCATCACCTCTGGGTGGTGTCGGCCCTGGCAAGAAGGATTGCACCTGATATTCCAATGGTGACCACCTGTCACGGGACATGTCTTCGCCAGCATTATCTGTGTCCGCATATTGGCCGGTCCATCATAAAGGATCTGCAAAACATAGACTGGATAATTGCCTTGAGCTGTGATCAGCAACAGTCCATTGTGAAAACCATTGCAGCTGATCCGTCAAAAATCAATGTGATCAGCGGCGGGTATAATCCGGATTGTTTTTTTTGTGAATCCAAAGAGTTTGACGGGGTTGTGGAACTGGTATATGCGGGTAAGCTAAGTTCTTCCAAAGGCGTTCCCTGGCTTTTGAAAAGTCTGGAAAAGATCAAAGATCTTCCTTTCAGGCTTCACCTGGCCGGCAGCAGCAGTGGCAGGGAAAAACAGATCTGCCTTGAGCTTGCCGGAAACCTGGGGGCCAAAGCTGTCTATCACGGCTCTTTGACTCATGAACGTCTGGGAGCGTTGATGCGGCGATCCCATATCTTTGTGCTGCCTTCATTTTTTGAAGGTCTTCCCCTTGTTCTGATGGAGGCCATGGCCTGCGGATGCAGAATTATCACCACTGCGCTGCCCGGAGTAAGACAATTGTTTGGTACCGATCACGGAACCATGGTAAAAATGATTCCTCTTCCAACCCTGAAAACCATTGATACCCCATTTAAAAAAGATGAAGCCATGCTTGAAACCCGTCTTGCCCAGACATTGAAATCCGGCATTGAACAGGTTATGCAGGCTGTTGAACCGAATATGACCTATGTTTGTTCAGCAACGTCTCATTTTACCTGGGAAAAAATATTTTCAAATATTCAACAAGGGTATGCCCGGCTGTGCCGGGAAGCTCTCAAATAG